The Streptomyces sp. NBC_00775 genome includes the window GCTCCTCGTCGGCGGGGTGCTGCTGCGGGCGCGCGATGTGTGAGCGACAGCGAACCAGGCGTGATCCAGGCGAACTCCTCCCGCCCGGCCGTGTGTTGGCGTGTTCAGCAGAGGCTGATGCCCTGCTCCGCGAGCATGAGCAGGCCGGCCAGGCCGGTGAAGAGGACCCTGGCCGTGACGGTGAGCCAGAGGGCACCGCGCCACCACCGGCCGGCGTCGGCACGGAAAGCCAGCGTCGTCGTCGCCGCGAGGGTGGCCAGCAGTACGCATGCCGCCGCGGTCTGCTGGTGCCGGGCGTCGAACGAGCAGTACTCGTCCCGGTTCGACGCGAGGAGGCAGCCGGCGACGAAGAGCGCGAACGCCGCCTCCGGCACCAGCACGGCCATGCGTCGCCTCAGCACTCCAGGTACCAATCGGCGGTGCCCGGGCCGAGGGACAGGACGATGGCGAGGAGCCCCTCAAGGCCCAGGGGCAACGTTCTTCGGAGGGGCAGCGAGGATGGGTTGATGACCTTCACGTGCGCATGATGTGGGACTTACCTGTGAAGGGGCGTGGGGCGAAGCGGTGTGCGTGGTGGTGAGGGACGTTCGCTGGTCCGGTGTGCGCTGTGACGAGGGACGTTTCCTGGTCCGGTGTGCGCGGTGATGAAGGACGTTCCTTGGTCCGGCGTGCGCACTCAGCGGCGTACGACCTGGCGCCGTGCCGCCCGGCGCGCCGCGCCCGCCGCGGAGATCGTCAGCGCGAGTGCCGCCGCCGCGACCGGAACCCCGTACCCCGCCGTCGTCGACATGTGCTCCACCACCCACCCACCGGTCGCCGAGCCGCAGGCGATCCCGCCGAGGAGGCCGGTCACCGCGAGGGTCATGCCTTCGTTCAACCTGCCCTCGGGGGTGCGGTTTTGGACCAGTGTCATGCCGGTGACCATGGTCGGGGCGGTGGCCATCCCGGCGACGAGCAGGGCTCCCGCGAGGGCCAGGAGGGAGCCCGTCAGGGAGGCCGCGAGGAGCGGCAGGGTCATCAGCACCGTCATGGCGGCGACGCACAGCGGGTATCGCCGTTCGGCGGGACCGGCCGGCTTCAAAGCGCCGTACAGCAGACCCGCGACGCACGAGCCCGCCGCCTGGAGGGCGAGGACGGCGCCCGCGGCCGACTTGTGCCCCTGCGCGTCGGCGAACGCGATCGTGACGACCTCCATCGAGCCGAACACCGCGCCCATGGCGAGGAATCCGAGGAGGAGAGGGGGCATTCCGGGTGCTCGGACAGGGGACTTGGGCTGGGACTTGGGCCGGGCCTCGGACTGGGTCTGAGACTTCTCCGACTTCTCCGTACGTCGCTGGGGTGGCGGTTCGGTCGAACGTTGGGCGGCGAAGATCAGTACCCCGGTCATCATCAGGACGTCCCCGACCAGCGTGCCGGCCTCCGGGAAGAAGGCTCCGCACAGGAAGGCCGCGAACACCGGGCCCAGCATGAAACACAGTTCGTCCGCGGCCTGTTCGAAGGAGTTCGCGGTGTGGATCGCCGCCGGGTCGCCCTTGAAGAGGTGGGCCCAGCGGGCGCGTGACATGCCACCCATGTTGGGCGTTGTGGCCGTGGCGGCGTACGCGGCGAAGAGCGTCCAGTCGGGCGCTCCGTAGTGCACGCACAGCACCAGCGCGATGTCACCGAGCAGGGCGAACGCCGTGGCGGGCACGGCCACACGGGCCTGCCCGTACCGGTCGACGAGACGCGCGGTCCAGGGGGCGACCAGCGCGGTCGCCGCCAGACCGGTCGCCGTGACGGCACCGGCGAGCGCGTACGAGCCCCGCGAACCGGCGATCATGATGACCGCGCTCACGCTGAACATGCCCATGGGGAGCCGTGCGATGAGGTTGCCGAGGATGAAGGCGCGGGCGCCGGGGTGGGTGAAGAGGCGGTGGTACGGGTTGCGATGGCGGCGCGGGCTGCGGTGGCTCGGGTTGCGGTGGGTGCTCGCTTCGCGGTCGTGCGGGCGGAAGGCGGTGGCCACCAGGGTGTCGCCGGTGACGGTGAAGAAGGGCAGGGGGGATTGCCCCTGCTCGGAGGGCTGTTGCGGCATGGACCAACCCTCGCGTCGGGCGGGGCGGGCGGTCCAACACTTACTCCGTGGTGATTGACGCACCTGGGTTGTAGATTCGCGCAATGCCTGGTCAACAGCGTCTCGAAGGCCACCACGACAGTCGTCTCGACGGCCATCTCGACGGCCGTCTCGAAGATCGCCTCGATGGGCGCCTCGATGGTCGCCCCGGCGGAGGTCTCGGCGGCCACATCGACCCCCGCCTCCTGCGCGCCTTCCTCGCCGTCGCCGACGAACTGCACTTCACGCGTGCCGCCGCCCGGCTGTACGTCGCTCAGCAGGCCCTGAGCCGGGACATCCGGCGGCTCGAACGGGAGCTGGGGGCGGAGCTGTTCGTGCGGACCACCCGGCAGGTGGCGCTGACGGCGGACGGCGAGCGGCTGTTGCCGTACGCGCGGCGAGTGCTGGAGGCGCAGGACGCGCTGCTGGCCGCGTTCGCCCGAGGCCCGCGCGAACAGCGGCCCCTGCTCGTCGACGTCAACTCCCCGGGGCTCATCTCCAGTCGCGTGCTTGAGCGCGCCCGCGAACTCGCCCCCGGCAGCGAGCTGATGGCCCGCTTCGAGAGCGGACTCACCGGCGCGGCGGTGGAGTTGCTCGCCGGGCGGCTGGACGCGTCGTTCGGGCGGTTCGCGGGG containing:
- a CDS encoding MFS transporter encodes the protein MPQQPSEQGQSPLPFFTVTGDTLVATAFRPHDREASTHRNPSHRSPRRHRNPYHRLFTHPGARAFILGNLIARLPMGMFSVSAVIMIAGSRGSYALAGAVTATGLAATALVAPWTARLVDRYGQARVAVPATAFALLGDIALVLCVHYGAPDWTLFAAYAATATTPNMGGMSRARWAHLFKGDPAAIHTANSFEQAADELCFMLGPVFAAFLCGAFFPEAGTLVGDVLMMTGVLIFAAQRSTEPPPQRRTEKSEKSQTQSEARPKSQPKSPVRAPGMPPLLLGFLAMGAVFGSMEVVTIAFADAQGHKSAAGAVLALQAAGSCVAGLLYGALKPAGPAERRYPLCVAAMTVLMTLPLLAASLTGSLLALAGALLVAGMATAPTMVTGMTLVQNRTPEGRLNEGMTLAVTGLLGGIACGSATGGWVVEHMSTTAGYGVPVAAAALALTISAAGAARRAARRQVVRR
- a CDS encoding LysR family transcriptional regulator, encoding MPGQQRLEGHHDSRLDGHLDGRLEDRLDGRLDGRPGGGLGGHIDPRLLRAFLAVADELHFTRAAARLYVAQQALSRDIRRLERELGAELFVRTTRQVALTADGERLLPYARRVLEAQDALLAAFARGPREQRPLLVDVNSPGLISSRVLERARELAPGSELMARFESGLTGAAVELLAGRLDASFGRFAGLDPVVRARLEHQPVRYEPMAVILPEDHHLAALDAVPLAALAGETVYAGAGNPSTLEWTDLARRLFEGRGIALAPPAPVAVGPEEFRRIMAKKRNPVLAVVDFPAMPEAVLRPLVDPVPLSPVSLVWRKGLVHPGIDALRRAAAELADEEGWLRRPEEGWIPATDSLVMVSHN